CGTCGAGCGCCGGCCGGGCCGCAGCTTTCGCTGGGGCGGCCGCTACGGGCCCGACTGCGCCGGGCGCGAGACGCTCTTCACGGAACTCGGCGTCTTCGCGGACTTCGCGCCGAGCCTGGGCCCGCAGCAGGCCGACTGCGAACTCGTCTTCCTCGCCAACATCCAGCCCGCGCTGCAAGCCCGCGTGCTGGACGCCGCGCGGGGGCGGCGCTTCGCGGCGATGGACACGATGAACCTCTGGATCGCATCCGCCCCTGCGGATCTGCTGGCCGTCATGGCGCGCGTCGATCTCCTCTTCATCAACGACGAGGAGGCGCGCCAGCTCACCGGCGAGCGGAACCTCGTGCGCGCCGGGCGCGCGCTGCTCGCGCGCGGCCCGCGCTTCTGCATCGTCAAGAAGGGCGAGCACGGCGTCCTGCTCTTCGCGGCCGGCGAGGAGGCGGTCTATCCCTGCCCGGCCTTCCCGGTGGACGCCCTCGTCGACCCGACCGGCGCGGGCGACGCCTTCGCCGGCGGCGTCATGGGCCAGCTCGCCCGCGAGGGGCGCTGGGACCTGGGCGCCCTGCGGCGGGCGCTGCTCACGGGCAGCGCCGTGGCCAGTCTGGCCGTGGAGGGACTCGGCCTCGACGGGCTCCGAGGGCAGCGCCCGGCCGCCCTGACCGCCCGGCGGCGGGCCCTGGCGGAGCGGCTCCGAGCGCCCGCGGCGCCGGGCCGGGGTCGGTCTGGCGTCCCCGGTGGAAATGTGCTAGGATAGCCCGCGTCCTCCCCATGGGCGCGCACCTCAGGACCGGCAGCGTGAAATGACGTCCAACCCTATCAATATCAATTACTTGCAGTCTTTGGTCACGGGCCTGCGCGAGGTCACCGGCTGCCGGATCGTCGTCAATGCGGCCGGGGAGGTGACGGAGGTCCACGTCACGGCGGTGTCCCAGCGGCCGCCCCGCCTGATCGCCCGCGACGTGGACACGGTCCTCAAGGTGCGCGGCGGCCTGGACATCGACCACCGCTGCATCCAGGTCGCCATCGTCGACCCGAGCGCGCTTGCCCCCGCGCCGGCAAGCGCGCCCGTCGCGGCAGCGAGCGGGCCTGCCGGCCAACTCATCGTCGAGGCCGAAGCCGCGCCCCCGGCGGGCGAGTTGATCATCGAACCCGCGCCGGCGCCGCCCGGGACGAGCGCGCCGGGGGGGCCGGTGGACGACCCGGCGGAGGATCGGGTGGAGGACGAACTGGAGCCCGTCGAGCCGCGCGTGACCTACGAGAAGCTCACCGTGACGCACGCCGGCGGCCAGGTGACCGCCGCCGTCGAGCTCGGTCGCGGTGAGCGCCGCGCGGTGGGCGAGTGCGTGGTCGCGGATACGCCCGACGGCCACCTCGCCGCTGTGATCCACGCCACGCTCGAGGCGCTGCTGCTGCTCTTCGAGACCGGCCTGCACTTCGACACGCCGCGCTTCGAGCGCCTCCACTTCGGGCGCGAGGAAGTGCTCGTCGTGCATCTCAGCGCCGTCGCCGGACGCGAGCTGTCGAGCTTCACGGGCGCCGCGGTGGTCCGCCAGGATCCCCGTCAGGCCGCCGTGCTGGCCACCCTCGCCGCGCTCAACCGCCTGGTCGGCCTCTGGAGCGCGCGCGAAGCCGTCGACTTCGATATCGTTTGATTCCCGCGTTCCCGGTCCGCTTCGGACCGGGAGGGAACTTCGCCGCCCCGGTCCGACCGGGAGCGGGGAACATCTGGTTGACACCCCTGGCGATCCCGGACAACATCCCCTGCCGGTGCGAGTGCGGCCAGCGGAGCGCATGCCTGCCAGCGGAGCGGTGCCTGCCGATTCCACGCCAAGGAGGTGTGCCATGTTCAAGTTCATCATTGATCTGTTCTTTGGCGATCTGCTCTTGACCAAGACCTGGTGGTAGACGCCGCATCGCACCGGCGCTTCGCACCCGGGAGCCGAGCTTGGCGACATTCCTGAGCGGCCGCAGCCGAGTCTTCAGCGCGTACTACTTCGCGGTCAGCCTCGCCGGCTACCTCGCCCTCTTCTTCTGGTCCCAGGACCTCGATCCCCGCCGCTGGCTCGAGTACGCGATCTTCGTCCTCCTCGTCGTCATCGCCGATCTCGTCAACGTCAGCCTGCCCCACGGCGGCGCCTCGATCAGCGTCTCGACGCCGATCACCTTCGCCTCGATCGTCATCTTCGGCGCCTACCCGGCGGCCTGGCTGGAGGCGGTGAGCGCGATCATCGTCGAGGGGCTCGTCAACCGGCGGCCGCTGGAGAAGATCTTCTTCAACGTGCCGGTGCTCGCGCTCTCGACAGGTCTGGCCGGCCTGGCCTTCCAGGCCCTGCCCTTCAGCCAGTCCCTGACCAGCCCGCTCTTCCTGATCCCGCTCGTCGTCTGCGGCATCGTGCACTGGCTGGTCAACACCTCGCTGGTGAGCACGATCATCGGCCTCTCGGACGGCCGCAATCCCCTGCGCATCTGGCGCAGCAACTACTTCTGGAATCTCCGCCATCTGATTGCCTTCGTGCCGCTGACGGCGATCATCATCCTCGTCTACCGCTTCGCGGCGCCCTGGACCCTGGCCCTCTTCATCATCCCGCTGCTGCTCCTTCGCTACGCCTACCGGCTCTACCTCGACATGAAGGAGACGCACATCGCCACGCTCACGGCGCTGACCAGCGCGCTGGACGCCAAGGACGCCTACACGCACGGCCACTCCTACCGCGTCAGCCGCTACGCGCTGATGCTGGCCCGCGCGCTTGGCCTCTCGAGCAAGCGCATGGAGCTGCTCGAGTACGCGGCGCTGCTGCACGACATCGGCAAGATCGGGGTCAGCGGCGACATCATCTCCAAGGACGGCAAGCTCACCGACGAGGAGTACCGGGCGATGAAGGCGCACCCGGCGATCGGCGCCAAGATCATCGAGCGGCTGAAGTTCCTCAACGAGGCGGCGCAGATCGTCAAGTACCACCACGAGCGGCCGGACGGGAAGGGCTACCCGGAGGGTCTCAAGGGCGAGGCGATCCCCTTCGAGGCGCGCATCCTGCAGGTCTGCGACACCCTCGACGCGATGACCAGCACGCGCTCCTACCGCAAGGCGCGCACGATCGAGGAGACTCTCGAGGAGTTCCGCAAGTACCGGGGCACGCAGTTCGATCCCGAGGTCGTGGACGCCCTCGTCGGCCTGCACAGCCGCGGCGAGCTGGTCCTGATCGGCGACGAGCTGCCGGTGGAGATCTACGAGGCGCTGCGCGACTACTAGAGCGAGGAACCCATGCGCTACCGTGACAGCGGTGTGGACATCGATCGCGCGGCCGCCGCGCTGAAGCGCGCCGGCGAGGCCCTGCGCAGCACCTGGACCCCGCGCGTGCTCTCGGAGCTGGGCGCCTTCGGCGGCCTCTTCGACGCGGCGGGCTTCAAGGACCCCGTGCTGGTCAGCAGCATCGACGGCGTCGGCACCAAGCTGAAGCTGGCCTTTGCCACCGGCCGCCACGACACGGTGGGCGCCTGCCTCGTCAACCACTGCGTGAACGACGTCCTCGTTCAGGGCGCGCGGCCGCTCTTCTTCCTCGACTACTTCGGCACGGGCGCGCTCGGCCCGGGCGTGCTCGAGGCCGTGATCGGCGGCATGGCCGCCGCCTGCCGCGAGAACGGCTGCGCCCTGATCGGCGGCGAGACGGCCGAGCTGCCCGGCTTCTACGCCGCGGGCGAGTACGACCTCGCCGGCTGCATCGTCGGTCTCGTCGAGCGGGGGCGCCTGGTGGACGGGCGCGCAATCCGCCCGGGCGACCTCCTCGTTGGCCTCGCCTCCACCGGCCTGCACACGAACGGCTACAGCCTCGCGCGCAAGGTCCTGCTCGAGGAAGCGCAGCTCGCCCTGGACGCCGTGCCGCCCGGCCTCACCGTTACACTCGCGGACGCGCTGCTGGCCGTGCACCGCAGCTACCTGCGCCACGTCGAGCGCGCCGAGGCCGCCGGCGTCGCGATCAAGGGCATGGTCCACCTGACGGGCGGCGGCTTCCTCGACAACATCCCGCGCATCCTGCCCGCGGGCTGCCGCGCGGTGATCGACACCCGCGCCTGGGCGGTGCCGCCGCTCTTTCGCCTCATCGCCGAGCGCGGCCAGGTCGCGCGCGCCGAGATGCACCGCGTCTTCAACCTCGGCGTCGGCTACCTGCTGGTGATCGACCCCGCGGAGCGCGCGCGGCTCGAGGCCGCCGGCCTGCCGGACCTGCTCGGCGTCATCGGCGAGATCGCCGCGGGCGCCGGACCCGTCGAGCTCGCGGGCTAGGCCTTTTCCACAGCTGTCGCCCTGCCCGGCGTCGCGCCGCCGCTTGTCCGCGCGCGCGGCGACCGCCGGGCACCGGCGTCGCGCAAGTCGCGCCGCAGGCGAGCGCCCCACGGGGAATGCCCCTTGCAATGGCCGGAGTCCACGCCAGGACGCCAGCCAGGAGATCCCCGATGAGCCCCGAATCCCCGCTGCCCGACACCGCGCCGGGCGCCCGCTCTCTCTTCGCCTTTCTCGAAGCCCGGCTGCCCGGCAGCCGCTGGGACCTGCTCGACTGCCCCGAGGCGGGCGCGCCGCGTTTCCGGCTCGGCCGTCTCGCCGAGCCGCACCCGGCACTGGCGGCCCTCGACGCGAGTGCGCCGCCGCCGCTGATCCTCGAGCACCCGCGGGGGGGACTCGCCGCGGGACAGCTCGCCTTCGCCTTTGCCGGGCAGCCGGAAGCGCACGTCGACTGGCTCTGGCCCCTGGGCCCGCGCGGCGAGCGACCCTGGGTCTGCGCCCGGCTGCGCCCGCGCCAGGTCGCGCTGCTCGCCGGGCGCCGCGAGTGGCTGGCCGCGCTCTTCGCCGAACTGGACACCGGCGCGCCCACAGGCTCCGCGCCGACAGGCGGAGCCGCCGGCGCGGGGCCAACGGTCGAGCGCGAGCTGCACGGTCTGCGCTACCACGCCGAGAGCCCGCTCGCGGGCCTGCTCGACCAGCTGCGCCGCGTCGCCCGCACGGAGACACCCGTCTTCCTCCAGGGCGAGTCGGGCGTCGGCAAGGAGCTCTTCGCGCGCGCGCTGCACCGGCTCAGCCCGCGCCGCGAGGGCGGCTTCGTCGCCCAGAACGGGGGCGCCCTCACGGAGACGCTCATCGAGAGCGAGCTCTTCGGCCACTCGCGCGGCTCCTTCACCGGCGCCCGCGAGGAGCGGGTCGGCCTCTTCGAGGTGGCGAGCGGCGGCACCTTCTTCCTCGACGAGGTGGGCGACCTCTCGCCGATGCTCCAGGTGCGCCTCCTGCGCGTGCTCCAGGACAAGCAGATCCGGCGCGTCGGGGAGAACCGCCTGCGGCCGGTGGACTTCCGTCTCGTCACCGCTACGCACCACGACATGGAGGAGCGCGTCCGCGGCGGCTGCTTCCGGCTCGACCTCTGGTTCCGCATCCAGGGGGTCAGCCTGCGCATTCCCGCGCTGCGCGAGCGGCCCCAGGACATCCCGGTCCTCGCGCGGCGCTTCCTCACCGAGCGCGCCGCGAGCTACGGGCTGCCGATGCGCGAGATCGCGCCGGAGGCCCTCGAGGCGCTCACGCGCTACGTCTGGCCGGGAAACGTCCGCGAGCTGGAGAACGAGATCGGCCGCGTGATCGCCTTCTACGGCGAGCTGCCGCGCCTGGAGCGCTGGATGCTCTCGGACGCGCTGTTCGCGAGCCGCGAGGATCCGCTGCCGGCCAGCCTCGCCTCGCTCACGCTCGCCGAGGCCCAGCTCGACCTCGAGCAGCGGATGATCCGCCACGTGCTCGGCCGCTACGGCGGCAACCGCAGCCGCAGCGCGCGCGCGCTGGGCCTCAGCCGCCAGGGCCTGCTCAAGAAGCTCAAGCGCCTGGGGATGGAGCGCACGGCCCGCGCGGCGCGCGCCGCGAAGGCGGGCTGAGCGCGGTCGGGGAGGGCCGTCCGTGGCTTTGCGCTTGGCGCCCCGCGGCCCGCCGCCTACACTCGGCGCCCGCGGGTGAGCGCCGCCGCGCGCTCGCCGGGAAGGTCTCGATGCGCCTGCGCCTCGCCGCGGCCGGCCTCCTGGCCGCCCTGCTCTACCACTTCGCGCTGCCGCGCTACGGCCTACCCTGGCTGGGCTGGGTCGCCGTGCTACCCCTGTGTGTAGCAGTTGAGAAGTGGCCGGCGCCGCCGGCCCAGGTTGCACGCTGGCTGGGCCTCGCCTTCGGACTCCCCTTCGGCCTGCTCAGCTTTCGCTGGCTGACGGGCTTGAGCCCGGCCGCCGACATGACGGCGCCCTGGCTACTCTGGCCCGGTCTCCTGCTCTGGGTCGCCTACCTCACGCTCTACCCCTACGCCTTCCTGCGCGTCTACGCGGCGCTGCGCGCGCGCGGGCCGCGGGCGCTCTGGCTCGCCCCGCCCCTCTGGACGGCCCTCGAATGGCTGCGCGGCAGCGGCTTGCTGGCCTTCAGCTGGATCCACATCTCGCAGACCCAGGCGGCGCCCGGCGGCTACCTGGCGCCAGCGGGCTGGGTGGGAGGACTCGGCCTCGGCTTCCTGATGCTGCTCGCGCAGGCCGGGGCGGCCGCCCTCATCGCCGGACGCGAGCGCCCCGCGCGGCGTCAGGGAGCGCTCGCCCTCGCGGCGGCCATCCTGCTGCTCGCGCTCGGCGCCGTTCCCAGCCAGCGTGCGCGGCCCGAGCGCGTCCCCGTCGCGGCCCTGCAGGGGAACGTGGCGCTCGCCGACAAGTGGGAGCCCCACTACCGGCTGGAGAACCTGCGCATCTACCGCGAACTGGGGCAGACGGCCGTCACCGAGGGCGCCACCCTGCTCGTCTGGCCGGAGACGGCGTTTCCGGTCAGCCTCTTCTACGACCGCCACGCGGAGCGCGCATTGCGCCAGACCGCGCTGGAACTCGGCGCGCCCTGCATCACGGGCTTCCAGGGTCTCTCGCCGCTGGCCAGCGGCGGCTTCGCCTACCGCAACGCGGCCCTGCTCGTCGGCGCCGGCGGCGCCTTCGAGGGCGCCTACAGCAAGGTCAAGCTGCTGCCCTTCGGCGAGCGCATCCCACTGATCGAGCTGATCATGCCCGGGGTGGAGATCGATCTCGGCCAGGCCAACTTCACCCCCGGCGCCGGCCCGCGCGTCCTGGCGGGCGGGCCGCTGCGCAGCGCGGTCTTCATCTGCTACGAGATGGGCTTCGCGGGCAGCGTGCGCCGCGCCGCCGCCGCCGGCGCCGAGCTGCTGGTGAACATCAGCAACGACGGCTGGTTCAGCGATCCGCTGGCCATGGAGCTGCACGCCGCGCTGTCGCCGATGCGGGCGGCCGAGAACGGCCTGCCCGTGCTGCGCTGCGGCAACAACGGCGTGACGGCGATCTTCGATGCGCGGGGCCGCTGCCTCGGGCGCTTACCCCTGGACACCCGGGCGGCCCTGGTGGCCGCCGTCCAGCCGCCGGCGCGCGCGAGCTTCTATGCGCGCACCGGCGGCTGGACGGCGCCGCTCGCCTGGTTCGCCTACCTGGTCGGCGCGGCGCTGGCGAGCGCCGGCAGCAGGGTCGGCGTGGCGAGGGTGTTGAGGAGGGAGTCGTAGCGCGCCACCGCGGCCGTGAAGGCCGGCCGCCGGGAGGCCGGCAGGGGCTCGGCGGCCACGGCCCGGAACTTGCGCGGATCGACGAACTTCCCGTTCACCTTCATGCGGTAGTCCAGGTGCGGCCCCGTGCTGAGGCCGCTCGAGCCGACGGCGCCGATCACCTGCCCCTTCTTGACCCGGGCGCCCACCGCGGTGCCCCCGGCGAAGCTCGACAGGTGCATGTAGGTGGTCTCGATGCGGCCCGGGTGGCGCAGCACGACGAAGCGGCCCATGCCGCGATCGTGGCCGCGGCGCGCGACGCTGCCCTCCGCCGTCGCCTGGACCGGCGTGCCGACGGGAGCCGCGTAGTCCACGCCCAGGTGCGGGCGGTTGACGCCGAGCACCGGGTGGCGCCGGTTGTAGCTGAAGCCCGAACTGATGCGCGAGAAGCTGAGCGGCGCCTTGAGGAACTGCCGCTCGAGCGAGCTGCCGTCCGCGTGGTAGTAGCGGCGCTCGCCGGCGGCCGTCGCCGGATCGAGGTAGGCGGCGTGGCGCTTGCCGTTCACCTCCATCCAGGCGGCGAGGATGCGGTTGCGGCTCGTCTCGCGATCGGGCCGCTGCGCGCATTCGACGAGCACCTCCATGCGGTCGCCGGGCTGCAGGTCGAGGAAGAAGTCGACCTCGCCCCCGAAGAGGTCGGCGACGCGCACGGCGAGATTGCCGTCCTCACCCTGGGCCTGGAAGGTCTCGTAGAAAGAGGACTCCAGGACGGCCGTCAAGAGGCGCGGCTGCCAGTCGAGCGTGGCGCGCACCGTCTCGGCGGCGAAGCCGTCCCCGCGGCGCCAGGCGTAGAGGTCGTCGAGGTAGTCGAGCGGATAGGCGAGCCCGAGCAGGCGGCCGGCGAGATCCCAGCGCAGCACCACCTCGGCGCCGGCCCTGAAGTCGCTCATGTCGAAGTTCTCCGCGACCGCGTCGATCAGCGCGAAGCGCTCTTGAGGCGGGACACCGGCCCGCCGCAGGAGTGTCTCGAGCGTGTCGCCGCGCTTGAAGCGCAGGGTCTCGTGGCGCCCATAGGCGCCGAAGCGGTCGGCGAAGTGAGGAGTGGCCGCAGCGATGGCGGCCGCGTTCCACTGGGTGGCGCGGAAGGCCTGCTCATCGCCCGCGGGGCGACAGGCCGTGCCGGCGAGCAGCAGCAGCGAAAGCGACGAGATGGCCGGCATCCAGGCCGGCCGCTGGCGGTGCACGATCAGTGTTCCTCCAGAAGGAAGAGGGTGGTGGGCTCTCCCGCATCGTTCCATTGAAGACCGACAGATGCCCGTAAGCGGGGACGGCCGGGCAGTACGGCTCCCAGTCCCAGCCCCCAGTCGCCGGCTTCGGCGAAAGCGGCTGCACGATACTCCCGAAACCGCGCTCCCTCCAAGAGAAAATACGGGCCGAAAACGACCGCTTCGGGATCGCTGTTCCGGCGCAGCCTGACCTCGAGTTGATGCAAGCGGAAGTCCGCCCGCAGGCGCAGGGCCTGGAATTCCCGCGCCGGCAGGCTGCCGATCGTCTGGCCGCGCAGGAAGCGCCAGGCATCGACGAAGAAGAGCTCACTGCTGGGGCAACGGGTCTGGGCGAGGCCGCCGGCCAGGCGGGCCTCGAGGCCCCAGCGGCCCTGCCGCCGATAGGCATCCAGGCGGGCCTCGCCGCGCCCGCGGCCGCGCTCGTCCGCCGGCAGGCGCAGCTCGCTTTCGCCGGCGAGGACGAGGGCCTCGCCGCGCAGCGGCTGCCGCCACTCGAGGCGGCAGAGCGACTGCGCCTCGCTGCCATCGGGGTCGCGGCCCCGGGCCGGGTCGCTGTCCAGACGCTCCCA
This bacterium DNA region includes the following protein-coding sequences:
- a CDS encoding sugar kinase, translated to MGAERLLAVGSLAYDDIETPAAAGRALLGGSLAHFSAAAALTGALPVLVAVVGEDFRAEDLAWLARLPADLSGVERRPGRSFRWGGRYGPDCAGRETLFTELGVFADFAPSLGPQQADCELVFLANIQPALQARVLDAARGRRFAAMDTMNLWIASAPADLLAVMARVDLLFINDEEARQLTGERNLVRAGRALLARGPRFCIVKKGEHGVLLFAAGEEAVYPCPAFPVDALVDPTGAGDAFAGGVMGQLAREGRWDLGALRRALLTGSAVASLAVEGLGLDGLRGQRPAALTARRRALAERLRAPAAPGRGRSGVPGGNVLG
- a CDS encoding HD-GYP domain-containing protein is translated as MATFLSGRSRVFSAYYFAVSLAGYLALFFWSQDLDPRRWLEYAIFVLLVVIADLVNVSLPHGGASISVSTPITFASIVIFGAYPAAWLEAVSAIIVEGLVNRRPLEKIFFNVPVLALSTGLAGLAFQALPFSQSLTSPLFLIPLVVCGIVHWLVNTSLVSTIIGLSDGRNPLRIWRSNYFWNLRHLIAFVPLTAIIILVYRFAAPWTLALFIIPLLLLRYAYRLYLDMKETHIATLTALTSALDAKDAYTHGHSYRVSRYALMLARALGLSSKRMELLEYAALLHDIGKIGVSGDIISKDGKLTDEEYRAMKAHPAIGAKIIERLKFLNEAAQIVKYHHERPDGKGYPEGLKGEAIPFEARILQVCDTLDAMTSTRSYRKARTIEETLEEFRKYRGTQFDPEVVDALVGLHSRGELVLIGDELPVEIYEALRDY
- a CDS encoding phosphoribosylformylglycinamidine cyclo-ligase → MRYRDSGVDIDRAAAALKRAGEALRSTWTPRVLSELGAFGGLFDAAGFKDPVLVSSIDGVGTKLKLAFATGRHDTVGACLVNHCVNDVLVQGARPLFFLDYFGTGALGPGVLEAVIGGMAAACRENGCALIGGETAELPGFYAAGEYDLAGCIVGLVERGRLVDGRAIRPGDLLVGLASTGLHTNGYSLARKVLLEEAQLALDAVPPGLTVTLADALLAVHRSYLRHVERAEAAGVAIKGMVHLTGGGFLDNIPRILPAGCRAVIDTRAWAVPPLFRLIAERGQVARAEMHRVFNLGVGYLLVIDPAERARLEAAGLPDLLGVIGEIAAGAGPVELAG
- the lnt gene encoding apolipoprotein N-acyltransferase; protein product: MRLRLAAAGLLAALLYHFALPRYGLPWLGWVAVLPLCVAVEKWPAPPAQVARWLGLAFGLPFGLLSFRWLTGLSPAADMTAPWLLWPGLLLWVAYLTLYPYAFLRVYAALRARGPRALWLAPPLWTALEWLRGSGLLAFSWIHISQTQAAPGGYLAPAGWVGGLGLGFLMLLAQAGAAALIAGRERPARRQGALALAAAILLLALGAVPSQRARPERVPVAALQGNVALADKWEPHYRLENLRIYRELGQTAVTEGATLLVWPETAFPVSLFYDRHAERALRQTALELGAPCITGFQGLSPLASGGFAYRNAALLVGAGGAFEGAYSKVKLLPFGERIPLIELIMPGVEIDLGQANFTPGAGPRVLAGGPLRSAVFICYEMGFAGSVRRAAAAGAELLVNISNDGWFSDPLAMELHAALSPMRAAENGLPVLRCGNNGVTAIFDARGRCLGRLPLDTRAALVAAVQPPARASFYARTGGWTAPLAWFAYLVGAALASAGSRVGVARVLRRES
- a CDS encoding M23 family metallopeptidase, coding for MERCGRAHHPLPSGGTLIVHRQRPAWMPAISSLSLLLLAGTACRPAGDEQAFRATQWNAAAIAAATPHFADRFGAYGRHETLRFKRGDTLETLLRRAGVPPQERFALIDAVAENFDMSDFRAGAEVVLRWDLAGRLLGLAYPLDYLDDLYAWRRGDGFAAETVRATLDWQPRLLTAVLESSFYETFQAQGEDGNLAVRVADLFGGEVDFFLDLQPGDRMEVLVECAQRPDRETSRNRILAAWMEVNGKRHAAYLDPATAAGERRYYHADGSSLERQFLKAPLSFSRISSGFSYNRRHPVLGVNRPHLGVDYAAPVGTPVQATAEGSVARRGHDRGMGRFVVLRHPGRIETTYMHLSSFAGGTAVGARVKKGQVIGAVGSSGLSTGPHLDYRMKVNGKFVDPRKFRAVAAEPLPASRRPAFTAAVARYDSLLNTLATPTLLPALASAAPTR